ACTTATAAGGACCTCGAACTGGAACGAAACGAAGCCGTGTCCATCAGCCGGGCCGTCATCGACGTCAGCCGCAGCGGCAAGCCCGTTGGCGTTTTGACTCCGGAACGGCGCATCTACACCGGCTTTGAGCAGCCCTTTGCCGAAGTCTCCACCATCCCGAGCTTTGGCGACGAACTCTATGCCACGCTCATAAGCTCCACCGACAAAAAGGCGGCCAGCCTCAAGGTCAGCGTCAATCCGCTGGTCAACTGGGTCTGGATCGGCGGCACCCTTATGTGTCTGGCTCCGTTCCTGAGTCTTCGCCGCCTGCGGGCCAAGGCAGAGTAGGGCGGGGGTATGGCCGAGGCAGTCTTGACGCTTCGCCGGGTGAGCCGTTTTTACGGCGAACGGGCGGTCCTTCGAAACATCGACGTGGCCTTGCTGCCTGGGCAGGCCCTGCTGGTGGTCGGTCCCAACGGCGCCGGCAAATCGACCCTGCTGCGGCTGGTGGCCGGGCTCTTGCCGCCAAGCGAGGGTGACATCGAAACCGGCTTGGCCCCTGGAGAGATCGGCTACCTCGGCCACAAAACGCTCATTTACCCAAAACTGACGGCCCGGGCCAATCTGGCCTTTTGGCAGGCCATGTTCGGCCTGCCCCGCGACGACGGCCCCATCGAGGCGGTCCTGGCCCGGGTGGGGCTCTCCCGGTTTGCCGACGAGGAAGCCGGGGTCTTTTCCCGGGGCATGTCCCAACGCCTGAGTCTGGCCCGGGTCTTTCTGACCGGACCGCGCCTGTTGCTGCTGGACGAACCGGCCTCGGGACTTGATCCGGGATCGGCCGAAATGCTTCGCCGGGAGATTCGGGCAGCAGCCGATGCCGGGGCTTCGGTGGTCTGGGTCAGCCACAATGTGGTCGCCGATCTGCCGGTGTGCGACCGGGTGCTGCTCCTTCGCGGCCACCGGGTAGCCTATGACGGCGCAGCCGGTGATTTCGATGTTTTGGGGCTGGCCGGGGAGACCGCGTGTTAGGCGCGGCCTTGGCCATCGCCAGGAAGGACCTGCGTCTGGCCTTGTCCGGAGCCCAGGGACTGGTCCAGACCGTGCTGTTGGGACTGTTGCTCATCTTTATCATGAGCCTGTCGCGCGAACCCGGGGAGATGTCGCCGCCGCTGGCTGCTGCCGCCATCTTTTGGCTGGCCACGGCCTTTGGTCAGGTGCTCGTGTTCAATTTCCTCTATGGCCTGGAAGAGGCCGAAGGGGCGCGCCTGGGCTTGCTCTTGTCGCCGGCGCCGACCCAGGCCGTGTGGCTGGGCAAGGCGGTTGCCGGCTGGGTGTTGCTTTTTTGCTGCCAGATGGTATTCGCCCCGGCAGCCGTGGCCTTCCTGGGCCAGTCCGTGGCCGGATCCTTTGGCATGGGTCTTGTCGTTGTGGCTGCTGTGGACTGGGGGCTGTGCGCCCTGGGATCGCTTCTGGGCGCGCTTTCCGTTGGCCGCTCATCGCGCGAATCGCTTTTGACCGTGATCCTTTTCCCGCTGCTCATCCCGGCCCTTTTGGCCGGCATCCGGTTGCTGGAGACGGTGATCTCGGGACGGGGAATGGAATCCGTCGGGGCCTGGACCGGAACCGTGGTGGCGTTTGACGCCGTATTCACCGCTGCCGCCCTGGTCCTTTTTCCCTTTCTTTATACCGGCGAGGAATAGGCATCCCATGATCCGCATATGCGCCCTGGCCGCTGTGGCCCTTTCGATCCTGGCCCAGTACGCCATCTGGTTTTACGCCCCGGTGGAACAGACCATGGGCGAGGTCCAGAAGATTTTTTATACCCACATGCCCATGGCTTGGTGGTCGCTCGTGAGTTTTTTTGTCGTGTTTGTCGCTTCCATCCTTTATCTGGCCAAACGCCGGGACGCCTATGCCCGACTGGCCGGGGCGGCTGCCGAACTCGGCGTCTTGATGTCCGGTCTGGCCCTGGCCACGGGCATGTGCTGGGCCAAGCCCATCTGGGGCGTCTGGTGGACCTGGGACCCCCGGCTGACCACCACCCTGGTCATGTGGTTCGTGTACGCAGCCTATCTGCTTCTGCGAGCCTCTGACGTCGGCGGACAGCGCAAGGACACAGTGCTGGCCGTCCTTGGCGTGGTGGCCTTTCTTGATGTGCCCTTGGTCTTTATCTCGGCTCGCTACTGGAGAAGCATCCACCCGGCCGTCCTTGGCTCCCAGGGCGGCGGCATGGAACCC
The nucleotide sequence above comes from Desulfovibrio sp. TomC. Encoded proteins:
- the ccmA gene encoding heme ABC exporter ATP-binding protein CcmA — encoded protein: MAEAVLTLRRVSRFYGERAVLRNIDVALLPGQALLVVGPNGAGKSTLLRLVAGLLPPSEGDIETGLAPGEIGYLGHKTLIYPKLTARANLAFWQAMFGLPRDDGPIEAVLARVGLSRFADEEAGVFSRGMSQRLSLARVFLTGPRLLLLDEPASGLDPGSAEMLRREIRAAADAGASVVWVSHNVVADLPVCDRVLLLRGHRVAYDGAAGDFDVLGLAGETAC
- a CDS encoding heme exporter protein CcmB, which encodes MLGAALAIARKDLRLALSGAQGLVQTVLLGLLLIFIMSLSREPGEMSPPLAAAAIFWLATAFGQVLVFNFLYGLEEAEGARLGLLLSPAPTQAVWLGKAVAGWVLLFCCQMVFAPAAVAFLGQSVAGSFGMGLVVVAAVDWGLCALGSLLGALSVGRSSRESLLTVILFPLLIPALLAGIRLLETVISGRGMESVGAWTGTVVAFDAVFTAAALVLFPFLYTGEE
- a CDS encoding cytochrome c biogenesis protein is translated as MIRICALAAVALSILAQYAIWFYAPVEQTMGEVQKIFYTHMPMAWWSLVSFFVVFVASILYLAKRRDAYARLAGAAAELGVLMSGLALATGMCWAKPIWGVWWTWDPRLTTTLVMWFVYAAYLLLRASDVGGQRKDTVLAVLGVVAFLDVPLVFISARYWRSIHPAVLGSQGGGMEPEMWLAMAANLVAMGLLWLALLLVRTKQLAAGAAVTALLRHGSTRN